A genomic stretch from Nitrospirota bacterium includes:
- the rplI gene encoding 50S ribosomal protein L9 translates to MKIILREDVETLGNMGDIVTVKKGFARNYLLPRNLAVEANPRNIKEFEHHKRIIQEKANKVRNAAQILAEKIASKPVVIKAKAGEEDKLFGSVTNIDIQKVLKEYGFDIEKRKIILEEPIKRLGEYTVKVKFHPEVSANLTVQVIREESA, encoded by the coding sequence ATGAAGATCATTCTTAGAGAAGATGTTGAAACCCTTGGGAACATGGGGGATATTGTAACAGTTAAAAAGGGCTTTGCCAGAAATTATCTCCTGCCGAGGAACCTCGCTGTTGAGGCCAACCCGAGAAACATAAAGGAATTTGAACACCACAAGAGGATAATTCAGGAAAAGGCAAACAAGGTCAGGAATGCTGCACAGATACTTGCTGAAAAGATCGCCTCAAAACCCGTTGTGATAAAGGCAAAGGCAGGCGAAGAAGACAAGCTATTCGGGTCTGTAACAAATATTGATATACAGAAGGTACTGAAAGAGTATGGGTTCGATATAGAAAAGAGAAAGATTATACTTGAGGAGCCGATTAAACGCCTTGGTGAATATACTGTCAAGGTAAAGTTTCACCCTGAGGTTAGTGCCAACCTTACTGTCCAGGTAATCAGGGAGGAAAGCGCTTAA